One Candidatus Marsarchaeota archaeon genomic window carries:
- a CDS encoding 8-oxo-dGTP diphosphatase, whose protein sequence is MESDTKLEQFIRSYPNLRDVTLCYFVDKSAGRILLAMKKRGFGSGKYNGLGGKVKAGETVEEAMVREAEEESHSVPERYEKAGVINFYFDYPGKEAELNQRVHVYLVYEWRGEPAESEEMKPEWVGIGKIPLGLMWDDDKYWLPQILQGKSVEAYFLMDALGKVKDAKINYTRKK, encoded by the coding sequence ATGGAATCAGATACAAAGCTTGAGCAATTTATAAGGAGCTATCCGAACCTCAGGGATGTCACGCTGTGCTACTTCGTAGACAAGAGCGCCGGCAGGATACTGCTTGCCATGAAGAAGCGCGGCTTCGGCTCAGGCAAATACAACGGCCTTGGGGGCAAAGTCAAAGCCGGCGAAACAGTAGAAGAAGCCATGGTGCGCGAGGCTGAAGAGGAATCGCACTCGGTACCGGAAAGATACGAAAAAGCCGGGGTCATAAACTTCTACTTCGACTACCCTGGCAAAGAGGCCGAATTGAACCAGCGAGTTCATGTGTACCTCGTATATGAATGGCGCGGTGAGCCTGCGGAGAGCGAAGAGATGAAACCCGAATGGGTCGGGATAGGCAAAATACCGCTCGGGCTGATGTGGGACGACGACAAATACTGGCTTCCTCAGATCTTGCAAGGCAAGAGCGTTGAGGCATACTTCCTGATGGATGCCCTAGGCAAGGTCAAGGACGCAAAGATAAACTATACGCGCAAAAAGTGA
- a CDS encoding histidinol-phosphate aminotransferase family protein, whose translation MTKTSIIRLDYSGSAYSPSPAVKRALSASLRMVNAYPYEWYEELKKAIADYSNVKPENVLPTNGGDEAIGMLTFLFGKRVLIPAPTYGEYEYIAKGAGSQIRLKQCMADGRNYELRYTDSDLRWATLTWICNPNNPTGTITERERIDSFVEKAKGIAVVDEAYMEFCNESVADLIGKHRNLIVLRTFSKAFGLSGIRLGYLIANADLIRRLNNSKQEFNVNRSARDAGIAALKSMGYYRRKIAGVIRERDILEKRLSDGGVFTFKSNGGFVFIRFESNSEMRYVYSGLKKSNIIAFIASDPEFSGLHGPYMRAAIGTHSQMVKFAERLLELVAEYRK comes from the coding sequence ATGACAAAGACAAGCATTATTAGGCTTGATTATTCTGGTTCTGCGTACTCTCCGTCCCCAGCAGTGAAGAGGGCTTTGAGCGCCTCTTTGAGGATGGTGAATGCATACCCTTACGAATGGTATGAAGAGCTGAAAAAGGCCATTGCGGATTACAGCAATGTCAAGCCTGAAAACGTACTGCCCACTAACGGGGGAGACGAAGCAATAGGCATGCTGACGTTCCTCTTCGGAAAGCGCGTGCTTATACCTGCACCGACATACGGAGAATATGAGTACATAGCGAAAGGAGCTGGTTCGCAGATCAGGCTGAAGCAGTGCATGGCTGATGGGCGCAATTACGAGCTGCGCTATACTGACAGCGACCTAAGATGGGCTACGCTCACATGGATATGCAACCCAAACAACCCTACTGGCACCATTACTGAAAGGGAAAGGATAGACTCTTTTGTGGAAAAGGCAAAGGGCATAGCAGTGGTTGATGAAGCATACATGGAATTCTGCAATGAGAGCGTTGCGGACCTTATAGGCAAGCACAGGAACCTGATTGTGCTCAGGACGTTCTCAAAGGCCTTCGGGCTTTCCGGCATAAGGCTTGGCTACCTGATTGCAAATGCCGATCTTATACGCAGGTTGAACAATTCTAAGCAGGAATTTAACGTGAACAGGTCTGCAAGGGATGCTGGCATTGCGGCGCTTAAAAGCATGGGCTACTACAGGAGGAAGATTGCAGGCGTGATAAGGGAGCGCGACATCCTGGAGAAAAGGCTCAGCGATGGGGGCGTGTTCACGTTCAAGTCGAACGGCGGTTTCGTGTTCATCAGATTTGAAAGCAATTCAGAAATGAGATATGTCTATTCAGGGCTGAAAAAGAGCAATATAATAGCGTTCATCGCTTCTGACCCGGAATTCAGCGGGCTCCACGGCCCTTACATGCGTGCAGCCATAGGCACCCATTCGCAAATGGTAAAATTCGCGGAACGCTTGCTTGAGCTTGTCGCAGAATACAGGAAGTGA